AGATATcatggagcgcgaggagaaaAAGAACCCGCGTTGATCTTCTTACCAGAAAGGCTCAGATGAGCCACGTGGCACGCCTATTGGTAGCGGTCCAGCCGATAGCAGTAGACCTCGACGTGTTCCAGGTTATGATGAGCACCGTACTCATATGATCTTTTCGAGGTGGGTATCACCCCACAGGTCGACAAAGTCAAGGTCACCGAGATGGAGGCAGGGCATTCTCGGCCTGACAATGAGAGCAATTATGCTGGGATTCCATGTGCTCTGCTCCACCCTCGAGGCAGTAGTTCCCACTGCCCAAAACCTTCGTGATGGTGTAGGTGTAGCCAGTGGTGAAGGTAGGATACACGGTGTTCCCTAACAGGCCCGATGCGGTGAGCAACACGGGGAGTGCGCGCGGCTACTCACCGGTGCACGTGTACGGTGACGCAGCCATTCCGGTGTAACAAGGAGGGCTGCTTGAGCAGTCATCGGGCGAGGCGTAGAACACGTCCCATACGATGTTGAGCCACCCAGAAAAGATTCTGAACGTGAGTGACAAGCTGAGGAGTAGAGGCTTAATGACAGGGTCGGGTGGATTCTCTCTCACTGAGACTGACCGCCGAAagtcgccgcccccgtcaTCACCCACCCCGATGGTTAAGCTCGCCGGCAGAAGACACTTCGAGGCGAGCAAGTTGCTCCCACCAGCCCCAGACGCGTGTCTAACCCCAGTGCATGTGATCCATCGTCCCCACGGCTTTGCCACTGGCAGGTCCTGCAGCAGGATGTAGTACCAACGCCAGTAGCGTAGACGCACAATCAAACTAGCCGGGTAGGCCACTGGCGCAGCGCCACACTAACCCGGAGCTGACTTCaacgatgccgacgacggcagtgCCGGACAATCGGAGCGCATACAAAGTGTGAGCTTGCAACACGGTAGTCGACGCTGCCGTCACCGTGTTTGTTAACCTGCTCTCTCCTGTGCCACCCGAGTGGGCGTCACTGGCTGAGAGACACTGGAcgtgctcctcgcggcggagTGTGCCCACCGGCATTGTAACTCGTGCCTTCAGCTGTCATGTTTGAGCCTCCCCACAGCCCTGCAGCCGAGGTGGTGAGTTGTAGTGGTAAACTGATGTGGATGTACTGCTGCCCTCTCTTGTGGTAGGGATGGTGACTCGACTGACGTGAGAATGGTGATGCCTGCACGTGCAATCTCGCCGTCAGCAGATGCAGTGCCGAGATTAGGGTGTGCCGGCCATCACCACAAAGGAAGCAGAGCTTGGAGTTCAGGAAATGGGACTAACATGACGGTTTGTGCACTCCTAAACACATCAAGTACTGCCGAGCCACAAAGTCGGTAGGGAGAGGAGATGAGACTGGGAGAACCAGTATCCATGTTGACACTGCACTGTAGCCGTAACATCGTGTTCCGAACGGCGTAGTTTCTGAAGCAGCGGGCTTTTTCGCTCCAACTATCGCTATCAGCTTGAACCAGATGTGCAAGACACGAGGAaggggcgggcggaggagtGCCTCATGAAGATTGAGTAAACTGCTGTGTTGAACGGCTGGGGGCTTGTCACTGAGTGTTGCGGCCGATGAAATCACGACATGACTCGTGTCCAATGAACCTTTCCCTCTCGCATAGTGAGCTGGCGACTGCGACGACAGGGGCACTGTCGATGGTCGAAACAAAGTAGTGTGCATCGCATGTCTTGGGCAGGTTCTTTCACCTGCGTAACACCAATGCGGGTCTCTGATCCCCAGAACACACCGGTGTCGGTTTGTCTACAGTCACTGTGGTGTGGATAGGACGATGAAAAATGCTGTGTAGCGGATAGGACGATGAAAAATGCTGTGTAGGAAGGAGGGGGAGAGTGATTCAAAAGGCGCGAAAGGTCCTTTGCGAGCCTGTCGCCTGTTTGAAAGCACGGTGCGGAAACGATGTGAGGAGGAatcgtggccgcggcggccccgATGTCCACTAACGTCAGCACGACTACTTGTTGGCAGGCCAGCTGGTTTGGCAAGATCCGTCAGGACCGCCATGGAAGGGGAGAAGGGCagcgctggcgtcgtcggcttcgcTACAAACACTCTCTCACTTAGCGCGGATTGTTAAACTCCTCTGCAACGAACCCTGGCCCCCATGACCGTGGAGGGGAGGCTGCTTGCCTCGCCTGGCAGAACCTTCCAATCCAGTCGCGGCCAGAGAGTTGCAGCTGACGGCTCGCTGTTGATCGTCGAAGTCAGGGTTGAGCACATTTTGGCTGCCTGGATAGATTACGTAACCTTCGATATCCAGTCACACATTAACTGGTTTGGAAGTGCATGGGTGTGCTtggacgtcgaggcccttgcAAAAGAGCTGCCCAGGTCACGTTGAGGTTTAAGAGACGAGGGAGTAGAGGGCTCTCTCACGGTAGCACAGAAATCACCCTAGCTTCCAGTCGTACGGATCAAGCATCATTACGAAAACTCCAATGGCGCAGTTTACGGCCAGTATAGGTCTTGGCAATGCATGTCGCCGTGTCGATGACGAACTGTGGTAAAATGCCACTGGAGTGGCGGTCAAGGTGAACGACCGTGCTTCGTGGATGCACTTCCTGCACCAGAGCGAGGCTTAGGGTCACATCTTTATCTTCAACCACTACCTTCCCGGTATTCATCCGAACGAGGCTCTTCGCATCGCGTGGCGCTTGGTACGTCCACAAAGATCGATCACCGCGAAACTACCATGCGGCAGACTGGTGCGGTCAGCATACAGCGGATGCGGCGCCAGGTGTGATCTATGTGGGTCGTCACGTGACCCCACAGACGAACAGCGGAAGAAATGATGAAGCCCTGCGTGGTGATCAGATTAAACCAGTGGGGAACCTGGGCCAGGGGCGAGATCTGAAACAGAGAATCGTGGCCTGCAGATCTGCGAACAAACAGCATAAGCTGATCCACGCGAGTTGATGAAAGCACACGACATTGTGAAGAGAAAATGCAGACACCACAAAGGCAATAATGCCGTAATGCCGATAAATCTCCGAACCTCTAATCCACTCCGCCTGCTTCCCCCTCCACATGGGCTTGTCACGGAACAACGTTCCGCACGCAACAGCAGCATTCAACTAGCCTCAATCCCCTCGCCGGCGGACCGCTCGCCCAATCAGTGCAGCTTCACCTCCGAGAGGGCCGGACCTGCACCACCTGACTGCGAGACTTGTCGCTGGACGCGTCTCCATCCACCATTTCAGACATCTCCTCTCATTTCTTCTCCGACGTTTCTCAGGCTTGATGTACGACCTAGCCATCCACTCGTGGAGCGATTCCGACAACCTTACGGTCGTATCTACCAACGGTACTCGCATAGCCTCCTTTCCTCTGGGCTTCAttcgacgaggcggagatAACAGCTGGCGCTAtgtcgtcgacattgtcgatCTTCTCATTGTGCGCCAGGGGGACCAATGTACCCCTCTAGAAGACCAATACGGGGTGTCTGTCGATCTGGACAGTCCTCCCATGGCTGGCACCTTCATCTATCGGCTACCGGGTGAGCATCTCACTTCTGTCGTTTAGAGCCGGTTTTCACACATACCCAGACGACAGCGTTATCTTTTCAAGAGGACCAGAATACTTCAGTCGATTCAGACCTCCGAATCCCGCGGGCAGTGTATCTACGAGGTCTGACTCTAAACGTTCCAGTGTGAACCAGGTGGGTACCCGGCCTGAGAGCCTGTGAGCTGATACCTCAGTCACGATTCCGGGCTTCGTTGCTCGCCCGTGATGGCACTTGCCTTGTGACGAATGCGTTCTATGATTACTGCACCGCCTCTCATATCGTTCCTTTCAGCCGGCCTGATGTAAGTCCGGCCCCCTGAGTTAGTGATACAACGTGACTGATGTTGATAGGTGTATCAGCAGCTGTTCGGATTATTGCATGAGGAGCCCCCAATGTTCCTGACCTCGTGTGGACTGCTACTCCGCGACGATTTGCACCATGCGTTCGACCGTCAAGTGTGGTCACTGTACTACAAAGTAAGTCGGGCTACTCCACCAGCAGTACTTGTGATGTGGGGCCACTCTCTACTCATACTCACCATTTGCAGGACGGCACCTTCTACGTTCATTTTTTTGTTCTTACATTTCCGGACGCGACCCGGTTGCACGGCACTGCGATTTCTTTGGACCGCTTTCGTGGTCCGCCCTCAGAAAGGCCAGATATCCGACTGGTCCGATGGCACTACGACCAATGCGTAAAGGCTCGGATCAGGGGATTTGCGGCTGGATTCGAAGATGTGTCCGAGATTGTCAGGAATACTGGATAATGAAGACCAACTACGCGGCCGTCGACTGAGTGATCCTTGGTGCCTTGGTGCGATATTGGCTCTGAGAGCCCATGTGGAAGTACCATCTTCAGCGCGTGTCTCATATTGAGAATGGTAGACTGCGGTGCTACCATGCTGACGAGATGGCTAGTTCCTGCTCCACTGGGCAAGAAGCCATTTTGTTTACAAGTGTTATGCCTCCTGACAGAAGACCATATGCAGGGTGGTATCACAGCAGCGGACGTGATGTTCAACGGCGAGGCGGACATGCACGAAGCCCGCTTGTCCGTCGGCCATACCATGGACTTCGCGTTCCGAATGGAAGTGCCCACCGAGCGCTCTCGTCGCCTCAACACGGTCACCATCAAGTTTACTATCAAGACGCGGTGGATCGGCGGCATGAAGGCACGCATCATGAAGCCGCTCGTATCGCTcgttcgctcgctcgctcgcacgcaCCACACGCGTGTTGGTACCTGATGTGTCCGTGGTATGGCGGGTGGAGAGCGCAAGCATGCGTCCATCGGCGAGACCATGGCCACCAATGCCCAGTGTGCATGTGGGACAATGCCCCCCCCCTGGCCTAGCCTGAACGCCTCGAGTGCGTTTTACTTCGACAAGGTGCTCCGCATGCTCAGAGACCACGCCAAGAAGGTCGACATCCTCCACCAAGCGAGCAACGGTATCTGCGACCTGTTTGACAAGGCCATGGTCATTGCAAAGGGCCATGTCATCGACCATGGCCGGCGCCCCCTTGCCAGCCCTTTCTTGGAGGACACAGGCTTTGAGTACATGGAGGGTGCCAACACGGCTGAATACCCTAATGCCATCACAGCGATCGGCGAACGTACCGCCCGGGAGGGCTTTGACGGCCGCGTGCTCAACTTGTCTCTGAGTTTGCCATCTGCTACGCCAGAGCAAGATTTATCAGGACATGGTGGCCGAAGCCCAAGAGCACATGGCCAACACAGCCGCCCGCCAGGCCGAGACCGACGCCCAGAAGGAGCTATCCACACCAAAAAGGCGCCAGGTGACATCAAGTCCTTCGCGCTGCGCACCTTGCTCTGGGGCCAGATCTGGGCTGTCACCATCGAGGAGGTGCAGGGAGCGCTGGGGACATAATCCTCATCTTTGGGCTCGCCAGGGCACGATCTTGATCTTTCTTTGCCTTTGTTTGCGGTTCCGTCTTCCACGACATACCCGACACTACGGCTCGTCTCTTGCTCCTTGGTGTTGCCGTCTTCCCAATTATCTTCTGTGAGTAACATACTACTCTAGCGGGTCTGACAATCCCCCAGTCCCGTCTATTTTGTTCTCCGATGTCCAGGGCGCCTTTGTCGGCCGTGGTATCAACGCCAGGCAGGAACAACATACATTGCATTTCCCCGGCTGATCCTTGTAGCGCAATCCCGTGTCGACATACCCATGAACGTGTTCCAGACGGTCATCTGGGCCATCGTCATGTACTTCTTGTCGGAACGGCACTGCAGCGCAACCATCCACTTGGCTCTCTTCGCATTTTCGTTTGTGCTCGCGGTCTGTAACGGCGCCCTCTTCTGCACCATCGACTTCTGCTTCAAAAACTACAACGACGCGTCCGAGACTGCGGGCACGATTTTCGTGATCTTTGTCTTGTGCTGCGGTTACATTATCGGGCGTTGCAGTCAAGAAGGTACATCGCTAACAGCAGTGCCCGTCAGGAAGCCCTGGTTTGGCTGGACCCGCTTTGACATTCCGACCTACTATGGTGTCGAGGCCGGCTGCTACTACATGTtacgcggccgccgagttCCTCTGTATGGCACCCGATCTCGCGCCCTACGGCCCCGGCTACGAGAACGGCCCCAAGGGATGGTCGGTTACCGACAGTAGCCCCGGATCGATCTATGTCAGCGGCGAGAAATACATTCGCGAGGTTTTTGGTTTCAAGATGGACGTGAGTGCGACAACACCGGCTGTTACTGACAATTATGGCACAAGTGGCGCAACTTTGGTCTCATCACCGGTTTCTGGCTACACTCGGCCTTCCTGGGCATGCTGGCGCTCACCTACCTCGCCGATGGCGGCATCCAGTTCATGCGCTGCAAAACTGATGGTGTTGAGGCCTCGGCTtctcgcgacgacgaggacggcggcatTTTCCCTGAGTAGATGCCTCGCTACCCCACCCGCTCACCCCAGGGCGAGGGTTTCTGCCGCTGGAGTACCAACCACGCAGTCGTCGCTCCCCGCGAGTGGCATGCTCTTGAACGTCTCAACACTCACCTGTCAGCACATAGCGGCACTGCTGCTGAGTACAGCATCCGtctccagcgccgcgcgaccgAACATAGTCAGATCAGCCGTTCGCGGAGAATTGGCGAGAAGAACCCCCGCTTCATTCttgcggaggaggacgacgagcacgcgagTGATAGCGAGTTCATAACCACAGCTGACGAGCCAGTCGCAGCACAGTGGGGAGGCTACAATTGCCGAGCACCAGGGTAAgaggggcgcgagggccTTTGGCGAGAAGCAGCCCCTGCTCCCTCAGTTCCCTCAGCAGCCCCAGGTCGAAGGCACCACGTTCACTTGGGAGGACCTCGGCTACACTGTCAAtgagggcggcaaggacggctTCTTCACAAGTTCTCAGGCTGTGGCAAGCAGGCACCGTCACTGCTCCCATGCGTTCCTTGGATCCCGGCAAGACAGCGCTCATGGGCGTACTtgctgccggcgaggacgagggtgagATTGTTGGCCACGTCCTGCTCAACGGCCGGGAGCTCCCTCTCTCATTACAGCGTGCCACTGGCTACCGTGAGTAGGTCGATGTCCATACGCCTGAGTCGACTGTccgcgaggccctcgagtTCTCGGCCCATCTCCGTCAGCCCCGCCGATTCTACGCCAGAGGAAGCTTGCCTACGTTGACGAGATAATTGACCATCTCGAGCTCCAGGACATTAAGGACGCCATCATCGGCGTCTCAGGGGATGTCTTGGTGTCGAGCGTGTCACTTATCGGCGTTGAGCTCGTCTCGCGCCCCACTATACTTTTCCTCGACAAGCCCGCTTCCCGTCTCGACGGCCAGAGCTCGTTAATGAGTGTCGGACTCCTCTAGAAGTCCACCAtgtgctgttgctgtttCAGGCCGGAGGCCGTACCGTCTACATGAACCCTGTCTCGAGAAAGTCGCAACTACTTTTCTGATAAGGGCATAGAGTGGCCAATGAACTGCAACCGGCTGAGTACATAATCGACATTGTGTCTGGTGTTGTTACAATGGACAAGGACTGGCACCACGTCTGGAACAACTCAAAAGTGCGCCACGACATGCTTCGCGAACTCATGCTCCTCAAGCGCCGCGGTCACGCTTCGCAGGCCCCCAAGGCTGAcacgaccccgaggacgtACACAAGTTTGCCGCACCTACTTAATGATGTGGCTCATCTCTAAGCGTGTCAACGTCCAGCTGCGGCGTAACGTCATTTACGTCGCCACTAGCTGTTACTCATCATCACGGCTCTAATTATTGGATTCTCGGTCTGGAAAATCAGGCACTGactggctcggcgacctgaAGAACAGAGTCTTCACCCTCTTCCAGTTTGCTTTCGTTGCTCCTTTGGTCATTGTCCAGACTCATCCCGAGGTCAGCCCCCGCTCCCATGTTGTTATTGACGAGCCCAGTTCATTGCCGATCGCAACATCTTCGAGGAcagc
The sequence above is a segment of the Vanrija pseudolonga chromosome 8, complete sequence genome. Coding sequences within it:
- the abcG17-1 gene encoding ABC transporter G family member 17 codes for the protein MPPPWPSLNASSAFYFDKVLRMLRDHAKKVDILHQASNGICDLFDKAMVIAKGHVIDHGRRPLASPFLEDTGFEYMEGANTAEYPNAITAIGERTAREGFDGRVLNLSLSLPSATPEQDLSGHGGRSPRAHGQHSRPPGRDRRPEGAIHTKKAPGDIKSFALRTLLWGQIWAVTIEEVQGALGT
- the CDR2 gene encoding Multidrug resistance protein CDR2, translated to MVSRPAATTCYAAAEFLCMAPDLAPYGPGYENGPKGWSVTDSSPGSIYVSGEKYIREVFGFKMDWRNFGLITGFWLHSAFLGMLALTYLADGGIQFMRCKTDGVEASASRDDEDGGIFPE
- the abcG15 gene encoding ABC transporter G family member 15, giving the protein MRSLDPGKTALMGVLAAGEDEGEIVGHVLLNGRELPLSLQRATGYPPPILRQRKLAYVDEIIDHLELQDIKDAIIGVSGDVLVSSVSLIGVELVSRPTILFLDKPASRLDGQSSLMSVGLL